In the Helicobacter typhlonius genome, one interval contains:
- a CDS encoding CDP-glycerol glycerophosphotransferase family protein, whose protein sequence is MHLLPPPPQNTDLLDITYKIRVVFYNDWGASWEALEPIAHTFLKNPVFEVIVLAMPSKVSSNRFYDLGASHCLQTFAHKMHCPVITKEDLDRVCAELRINQEQKHKSYAQVINSLFSQSLQTQTNLLCILGFDKWEENHAFNAMTYLTPSDCMAHYCFTTRPYSGLRPETWHSRHIAIISKLCYVEYGVYAFELHDDVCAYSEDNLRYYDYLFSPTTFHAQVAGAQQKNKSLLTIKVTGCARFDELIAYANSAQTIQQHQASLKPDSVRCPHRIRVLYMPRWGVKETHSTFLSYTKLLLLEAKASRILLHFRPHPNLHDYVVHNQKIMTQAQWDSFKNDVQQNGLWDESPSIIESFSRADVLVSDTSSMLIYAFLSGKPTIYTQGDFRSEVNWWALRVLQGCFIASNADDLLEFLARFRDDYEATFFTRFALRDEILKQNFYFPKNGSTNTILSVLLEDMQKTYK, encoded by the coding sequence GTGCATTTGCTCCCCCCCCCCCCGCAAAATACTGATTTATTAGACATTACATATAAAATTCGTGTTGTTTTTTACAATGATTGGGGAGCAAGTTGGGAGGCGTTAGAGCCAATAGCGCACACTTTTTTAAAAAATCCAGTTTTTGAAGTCATTGTGCTTGCTATGCCCTCAAAGGTCAGCAGTAATAGATTTTATGATTTAGGTGCTAGTCATTGCTTGCAAACATTTGCTCACAAAATGCATTGTCCTGTCATTACAAAAGAAGATTTAGATAGAGTTTGTGCAGAATTAAGAATCAATCAAGAGCAAAAGCATAAATCTTACGCACAGGTAATCAACTCTCTATTCTCTCAATCCCTACAAACACAAACAAACTTGCTTTGCATTTTGGGATTTGATAAATGGGAAGAGAATCACGCTTTTAATGCAATGACCTATCTCACCCCTAGTGATTGTATGGCGCATTATTGCTTTACTACTCGCCCTTATAGTGGGCTACGTCCAGAAACTTGGCATAGCAGACATATTGCAATTATTTCTAAGCTTTGCTATGTTGAATATGGAGTATATGCTTTTGAATTACACGATGATGTTTGCGCCTATAGTGAGGATAATCTACGTTATTATGACTACCTATTTTCACCTACAACATTTCACGCTCAAGTTGCAGGTGCTCAACAGAAAAATAAAAGTCTGCTTACAATTAAAGTTACCGGGTGCGCAAGATTTGATGAATTGATTGCATATGCTAATAGCGCACAAACTATACAGCAACATCAAGCATCACTCAAACCAGATTCAGTAAGATGTCCTCATCGCATTCGTGTGCTCTATATGCCTCGGTGGGGTGTCAAGGAGACACACTCCACTTTTTTAAGCTATACCAAATTGCTGTTACTAGAAGCAAAAGCTAGCAGAATCCTTTTACATTTTCGTCCGCACCCAAATCTCCACGATTATGTTGTCCATAATCAAAAAATTATGACACAAGCGCAATGGGATAGTTTTAAAAATGATGTGCAGCAAAATGGGCTTTGGGACGAAAGTCCTAGCATTATTGAGAGTTTTTCACGCGCTGATGTTTTGGTCTCAGACACAAGCTCTATGTTGATTTACGCATTTCTTAGTGGTAAGCCTACAATCTATACACAGGGCGATTTTCGTTCAGAAGTTAATTGGTGGGCATTGCGCGTATTGCAAGGTTGTTTTATTGCTAGTAATGCAGATGATTTATTGGAGTTTTTGGCACGATTTCGTGATGACTATGAGGCAACTTTCTTTACTAGATTTGCTCTTAGGGATGAAATTTTGAAACAGAATTTTTATTTTCCTAAGAATGGTAGCACAAATACTATTTTATCAGTATTACTTGAAGATATGCAAAAAACCTATAAGTGA
- a CDS encoding formate dehydrogenase subunit gamma, which produces MKEAKIQRQSAQNRIVHWGVAISIFGLIFSGILQMPISKRYMLNELPLMAWSGDYSISLVVHYVFAIALLFFVGFHLMFHFGRKEFDILPKKGDFGKSIAVIKAMLFKGEEPPSEKYLPEQRLAYVGIAMVILLLVVTGMIKTYKNLAGFNLSEGTMFWVTQLHNLGMFLMILAIIGHLAAFIFKANRPLLSGMFSGKVSADYILHRHTLWKNGAESAKKALENQDSEKH; this is translated from the coding sequence ATGAAAGAGGCAAAAATACAAAGACAAAGTGCGCAAAATAGAATCGTGCATTGGGGTGTTGCAATAAGTATTTTTGGGCTTATTTTTAGCGGAATCTTGCAAATGCCAATCAGTAAGCGTTATATGCTCAATGAATTGCCTTTAATGGCTTGGAGCGGGGATTATTCTATCTCTTTAGTTGTGCATTATGTGTTTGCGATTGCTTTATTATTCTTTGTGGGATTCCATTTGATGTTTCATTTTGGGCGAAAGGAGTTTGATATACTCCCTAAAAAGGGCGATTTTGGTAAAAGCATTGCTGTGATTAAGGCGATGTTGTTTAAGGGAGAGGAGCCACCAAGTGAGAAATATTTGCCCGAGCAAAGACTTGCTTATGTGGGAATTGCGATGGTGATTTTGCTTTTGGTTGTTACTGGAATGATTAAAACTTATAAAAACCTAGCGGGATTTAATCTAAGTGAGGGGACAATGTTTTGGGTTACGCAGCTGCATAATTTGGGAATGTTTTTGATGATTTTAGCAATTATTGGGCATTTAGCTGCTTTTATCTTTAAAGCAAATCGTCCTTTGCTTAGTGGAATGTTTAGTGGAAAAGTGAGTGCAGACTACATTTTACACAGGCATACACTATGGAAAAATGGAGCAGAGAGTGCAAAAAAGGCTTTAGAAAACCAAGATAGTGAAAAACATTAG
- a CDS encoding radical SAM protein yields MDIMYKIGRFARKKLIQLLPESSYKDKLLIQYVNTINNIVVIVGQNCTLKCRNCANFSPYLAKQLPFYPYEEIIADIQALITESRIAYLQFQGGEFFLHPHCKDILEFVAKQDRIRYVCVATNATIIPKDPVLKLLQHKKFFVRVSDYGEVNAKSAEKLEEMLDKYGVAVIRRNVYRGEGLWSKCGDKYMKRLPEEYMQKVFDSCTFAKECLTMENGFITRCSRATISHIVQNFSLCALDGIHVRPNAQRIFDTLTRFGGGGGAACV; encoded by the coding sequence ATGGATATTATGTATAAGATTGGAAGATTTGCAAGAAAAAAACTTATTCAACTTTTACCAGAATCTAGCTACAAAGATAAGCTGCTCATACAATATGTTAATACGATTAATAATATTGTTGTGATAGTCGGGCAAAATTGCACATTGAAGTGCAGGAATTGTGCTAACTTCTCCCCATATCTCGCAAAGCAATTACCATTTTATCCTTACGAAGAGATTATTGCTGATATACAAGCGCTCATCACAGAATCTAGGATTGCTTATTTACAATTTCAGGGTGGTGAATTTTTCTTGCATCCTCATTGTAAGGATATTTTAGAATTTGTAGCAAAACAAGACAGAATACGATATGTTTGTGTGGCTACAAATGCCACGATTATTCCAAAAGATCCTGTATTAAAACTTTTACAGCATAAAAAATTTTTTGTTAGGGTGTCTGATTATGGAGAAGTGAATGCAAAAAGTGCTGAAAAACTAGAAGAAATGCTAGACAAATATGGCGTAGCTGTGATTCGGAGGAATGTTTATAGGGGCGAAGGTTTGTGGAGCAAATGTGGCGACAAATATATGAAGAGACTGCCAGAAGAATATATGCAAAAAGTATTTGATTCTTGCACTTTTGCCAAAGAGTGTTTAACAATGGAAAATGGTTTTATTACGCGTTGTTCTAGGGCAACTATTTCACATATTGTGCAAAATTTTTCTCTATGTGCATTAGATGGCATACACGTGCGACCGAATGCTCAAAGAATATTTGACACCCTTACGAGATTCGGGGGGGGGGGGGGTGCTGCCTGTGTTTAG
- a CDS encoding ATP-grasp fold amidoligase family protein: MLGGGEQPYSLKQIDSNILGIYKETNPQDSLQSNPTHRTTQIRNRTYLDSILSPQSPLFQSIDLLTDTLFATNTCPYLPKLYGIYKSIDEIDFSQLPQSFVLKTNHDCGGVVIVPDKDVFLADSKILTQSTQKLTEHLKINYYTMYREWHYKDIEPRIFAEELLGEDLHDFRFHCFGGVPQFIQVANTTHTRNTLFDTQWNVLDITYLNPPSEIPPAKPESLRDMCAIAKCLSTPFKYVRVDLYCIQNRIFAGELTFTPNGGAARFEPYRYDRIFGEMWQ, encoded by the coding sequence TTGTTGGGGGGGGGGGAGCAGCCTTATAGCCTAAAACAAATAGATTCTAATATTTTAGGAATCTACAAAGAAACTAACCCACAAGATAGCTTACAATCTAATCCTACCCACAGAACAACACAGATTCGCAATCGCACATATTTAGATTCTATCCTCTCTCCACAATCTCCACTCTTTCAGTCTATTGATTTACTCACAGATACGCTGTTTGCTACAAATACTTGTCCTTATCTCCCAAAGCTTTATGGTATTTATAAGAGCATAGATGAGATAGACTTTTCACAGCTTCCCCAAAGTTTTGTTTTAAAGACCAATCACGATTGTGGGGGCGTAGTAATAGTGCCTGATAAAGATGTTTTTCTAGCAGATTCTAAAATTCTTACACAATCCACACAAAAACTCACAGAGCATCTTAAAATAAACTATTATACGATGTATAGAGAGTGGCATTACAAAGATATAGAGCCTAGAATCTTTGCAGAGGAGCTATTGGGGGAAGATTTACACGATTTTAGATTCCATTGCTTTGGCGGTGTGCCTCAATTTATCCAAGTGGCAAACACTACCCATACGCGCAATACACTTTTTGACACGCAGTGGAATGTCTTAGATATAACATATCTCAATCCGCCCAGTGAAATTCCCCCAGCAAAACCTGAATCTTTGCGTGATATGTGCGCAATAGCTAAGTGTTTATCGACACCATTTAAGTATGTGCGCGTTGATTTGTATTGTATACAAAATAGAATCTTTGCAGGGGAGCTGACATTTACTCCAAATGGTGGCGCTGCGCGTTTTGAGCCATATCGTTATGATAGAATCTTTGGCGAGATGTGGCAATGA
- a CDS encoding adenylyltransferase/cytidyltransferase family protein, which translates to MIVGYTTGVYDLFHIGHLNLLRNAKSMCDKLIVGITTDELVGYKNKKAVIPFHERMEIVRNIRFVDAVIPQENMDKLAMHDKLKFDIMFVGDDWFATPKWQKIDEEFAKRGVRIVYFPYTQGTSSTLLNNVLLSLRQEAEQNQ; encoded by the coding sequence ATGATAGTTGGTTATACAACTGGTGTTTATGATTTGTTTCATATTGGACATTTGAATTTATTGCGTAATGCAAAATCTATGTGCGATAAGCTAATTGTTGGAATTACTACTGATGAGTTAGTAGGTTATAAGAACAAAAAAGCAGTTATTCCTTTTCACGAGAGAATGGAAATTGTGAGAAATATTAGATTTGTAGATGCTGTTATTCCACAAGAAAATATGGACAAGCTTGCTATGCACGATAAATTAAAATTTGACATTATGTTTGTTGGCGATGATTGGTTTGCTACGCCAAAATGGCAAAAAATTGATGAAGAATTTGCAAAAAGAGGTGTGAGAATTGTATATTTTCCATACACACAAGGCACAAGTTCAACCTTGCTTAATAATGTTTTACTCTCACTTCGGCAAGAAGCAGAACAAAATCAATAA
- a CDS encoding APC family permease, whose protein sequence is MKNVNIIFLCVGCIVGWGAFVLPQDLFLSRIGLSESIIGLFLGGVAICVIASNYAFLLTSLRKSGGEFYFTLEVLGRTHGFICGWFLSLAYLCIIPLNATALNIMCNSLGLSGYVLLYHINDTPIYLTDILVSAASIAIIGVINVLGIKIAFVLQKLLVFVLCGSVVVFFIMMSVDSVSQIHFSSYIHFESLNIHSILIVFSLAPWAYLGFECATQIIESIHYNKRIFNLFTYLSIWIGYILYVLLICIVALGVDAYHILSYPWAIYEGIYQSFGYAGVVCLCVGVLCAILSGINGFFITTSKLLESLSTHHFLPKSLLDINRFGISYRIVCIVGLLSCSMVIFGREALLYIVDMACVGIIVGFLYVSIVAFYVKRRELHSLSILNLVSILLSIVFLLLEFVPFSPAALKTPSIVALIVWSAVGVAVFYVLRQKEI, encoded by the coding sequence ATGAAAAATGTCAATATCATATTTTTGTGTGTTGGCTGCATTGTGGGTTGGGGAGCATTTGTGTTACCTCAAGATTTGTTTTTATCGCGCATTGGTTTGAGCGAGAGTATTATTGGGCTTTTTTTAGGTGGGGTAGCAATTTGCGTTATCGCCTCAAATTATGCTTTTTTGCTTACATCACTGCGGAAAAGCGGTGGTGAATTTTACTTTACACTTGAAGTGTTAGGTAGGACACACGGCTTTATTTGTGGGTGGTTTTTAAGTTTGGCGTATTTGTGTATTATTCCCTTAAATGCTACCGCCTTAAACATTATGTGTAACTCCTTGGGCTTAAGCGGCTATGTCCTTTTGTATCATATTAATGATACACCTATATATCTTACAGATATTCTTGTGAGTGCGGCAAGTATCGCTATTATTGGGGTTATTAATGTTCTAGGTATCAAAATAGCTTTTGTATTGCAGAAATTGCTCGTGTTTGTGCTATGTGGCAGTGTAGTGGTATTTTTTATTATGATGAGTGTTGATAGTGTATCGCAAATACATTTTAGTTCTTATATACATTTTGAATCTTTAAATATCCATTCTATTTTGATTGTTTTTTCACTTGCTCCTTGGGCTTATCTAGGCTTTGAATGTGCGACACAAATCATAGAATCTATACATTATAACAAACGCATTTTTAATCTTTTCACATATCTTTCAATTTGGATTGGCTATATACTCTATGTTTTGCTTATTTGTATTGTTGCTTTGGGTGTAGATGCCTATCATATTCTCTCGTATCCTTGGGCGATATATGAGGGGATTTATCAGTCCTTTGGTTATGCTGGAGTAGTGTGTTTGTGCGTGGGTGTGCTATGTGCTATATTGAGTGGCATTAACGGCTTTTTTATAACGACAAGCAAACTTTTAGAATCCTTAAGCACTCATCACTTTTTGCCAAAAAGTCTTTTAGATATAAATCGTTTTGGCATATCCTATCGCATAGTATGTATTGTTGGGTTACTTTCTTGCTCTATGGTGATTTTTGGCAGAGAGGCATTGCTCTATATTGTAGATATGGCTTGTGTGGGGATTATCGTAGGATTCTTATATGTGAGTATTGTAGCTTTTTATGTCAAAAGGCGCGAGTTACATTCATTAAGTATTCTAAACCTTGTTAGTATTTTATTGAGTATTGTATTTTTATTGCTTGAGTTTGTGCCATTTTCCCCAGCTGCACTTAAAACTCCTTCAATTGTCGCCCTTATAGTTTGGAGTGCTGTTGGCGTAGCGGTGTTTTATGTTTTAAGACAAAAAGAAATATGA